The Prionailurus bengalensis isolate Pbe53 chromosome C2, Fcat_Pben_1.1_paternal_pri, whole genome shotgun sequence DNA segment CCCTCAAATGATGCTGctttacatttaatgtgaatATTCTTCCAACCTGGCTCTAAAATTTTCACCTAAGATCCATCATCCTTTGCCATTGCGAAGGATCAGTCCTGCTATTTGAAGTTTAAAAGTTAAGCTCCTAGAGCTAACAACCATTTTATAGGcaatagagagaaagaggaattttgggggggggggggactacaAACTATGCTTTCTTCAACAACACTGCAAGAGCTGACAGGGAACCTGTGgtttatatgatttaaaaagatTCACTGACCACAACGGACCTTGTTTAGATCCTGATGCAagttgcaaaacaaaaacaaaaacaaaaacaaaccacaggaCTCTTGGATTTTGAACACTGATCATGTTGATAAGAAACTGGCCATGAGTTGATAACTTAAGTTGAATGAGGGTTCATTACATATATCTTGTTACTTctctttatatttgaaattttctctaATAGATTTAAAATGGCTGAAACCAAACAAGGGAAAACTGGTGAGGGCAGGTTTGCTCTTTTATCTGCCCCAATACACCAGCAGGGTATGGAATACTCCTCTTAAGGACTAGCTTATCACAAGATTCTCTGCAGAGGGGAAGTTAGCAAGGAGGAGAATCCCTTTTACCAGCCACTCACCACTGTTTGGGAAGTCTGGGTAATTGCGAAAAGGACAGAACTGAGGTCAGTTTCTCAAGATGGTgggaaaaaacaaatgtaaacctTGCTTAATCTCTGCTAATTAGAAAATACCTGTCTAAAGCTAGAGGTCAACTAGGGAAAGAAACTCTACCCTCAGGGAACCAGGACCAGATGGAGCTGCTTGCCCTTGAGGTTGTGTTCTGAGAAAGGAGGCCTGGGACTGACACCAGTCAGGATAAGGGCTTGGATCACCTCAAGGGGGCCCAGAACCTTAAGAGAGCTCAATATAAAATTCTACTCAACTCACAGTATGCGGTGTTAAGATTTGGGAAGAGCAATCCCATCAGTTCCCCTCCCCGTGTAGCTCCGGCACCACCAACACATAGCATCTCCGCTCTACAGAGTTTATTGGGTTTATAACTGGACAAAGTCACACGTGTACAAAATGAAGCTCACACTATCCCAAAGCAGAGTAGGGACTGAGGGCTGGGAATCCATTACTGGCCTTTGGGGGAGCTCCGAGGTGAGGGGCAGCCAACCCTCCCACTCCAGAGAGATGTggccacaggggaggggaggagagggagcccaCCTGGCTTTGGTCAcagaacacagagcctggcattgGGCCAGGGCACACAGATGGATGGTGGAGTAGGAGCCCCAGAAACCACCCTGCCCAGGGAGCCCAGGGACTGCTCCGCCAGTCCCGCTCACGATGTGGTTGGTCCAGACCTAGACTCAGGGGCTGGTGCAAAGGGAAGGCAGCAAAGCAGGAGGGAGGAGACGCTGACGTGTGGTGGCCCGGGGGCACCCAGACCTGTGgaagaaggtgggtggggaggcaggcTAGCTGCTACTAGGCAGCTAGCAGCGGGTCTCATAAATGCCACTGCGGCCAATGTAGCGCACCCATTTGATGACATCATGGTCGCTGTAGTTCAGCTTCGGTTCAAACACCTTCAAGTAACGCACCTTGAGGCCAGAGGGGGCGAATGGCACCTGGGCAAGGGATAGCTCCAGTTAGGAATTTGGTCTTCCTCTCACAGCTGCTCTCCTCTGGGAAGTTCTGTAGCTCTGCCCTACTTCATCTCTCTCTACTACAGGTGTTTGAATGATTGGAGTCCTGAAAGAAGCTAGGGGAAGCTTAAGAAGGATCTTAAAAGGTTACTAAAGAAGAAAGCATATCCAAGTGTAACTAACAATCACTTGGGTTGGAAATCAGGCCCTGCCTGTGGTAACTCGAATCAATTCCTTTAATCAGCAGGAGGCAGCAACCAAAGACCCACGCTCAATATTATGGGCTTAAAAAATAAGGTGGAGAAAATTATACGTCTAACATGTGCAAAGCAATGCCAGCCCAGTCCCCTGTGTGTAAATAAACTTTGGGTCTTATCTGGTAGTCAAtctaaatttttccaaaaaactgTTTTATGACAAACTTTACAagtcacagattttttttgtcaGTGTGAATAGTAATTTCTAGTAAGAGGCCTGAAGGGGGAGGAAATGGGTCTTTGAATTATAAAAGtcactttcccctctctgggtctcatctGCAGGTCACAAGGTGCAGAAGGTGACCTGGACGATCCTAAGATCTTTATTAGCATACCCTCTGCAGTGGCTCTAGGGCCCCCCCTTGCCATACCTCAAAGTTCATGGAAATGGGAGGTCGAGCCCATTTCTTCTTGTCATTGGTGGGCAGAAGCTCAATCTCTGCGCTGATCTGTGATTCCTTCATGCCTGCCATACGCTTGATCCTAGGAACAGAGGGGCAATGAGCAGCAAGTGCCCCTGATAGCTTGGAGGAGTTTCAAGGTGGACGGTGCCCTttctggaggggtggggggaacggAACAGAGGAACTTGTGGGAAGTGCTAGGACAGGAAATGTGGTAAGGGCCCTGGCAATCACTTGCTATGGAATCTTGGGTCTGCTATTCCTTTAGCACTGTGGGCTGCAATTTCAGCCTAAATACACAAGCATGCTATCCCTTGCTATTTCACAGAGATGTTACAAGGGCAAATAGGGAAATGTTGAGGCATTTTGATAACTAAATGCACGCATGCACCCAAGTGCAGGCATGTGCATACTCACACAGAGGTATATGGATGACAGCAAAAGCAGAGGCTCCTGGAGAAGCAGACAGGCACCCCCCATccttgcaacacacacacacaccacactcacACTCAAGAGGATGAAGGTAAGACTTAAGGGAGTACACCAAAGCATCTTAAGCCCTGCAGTGACCTTGTGAAGGAGACTCACTTCCACACGATGGCGTTCTCGCTGGCCTTGTATTTGGCCTTCCCCTTCATGCAGATCACCTGTACCCCGCTTGTGTTCAGTGGGGTTGGGATCCTCACCTAGAAGTGATATACCTGTCAGAGAGCTCTGTCAAGCCCCGACATCAGCTGCCATTATCTGGAGACAGTGTTTCCTCCTCCCCAAGTCCCTTGTTCTCACCTCAATCTTCTGAGCCAGTAATGAGGGCTTGAAATTGGACTTGATAACCACCTTGACCTCCAGCTTGGTGCGTCCCACTTCCCGCACTAGCGGGATCACCCGGAAAGGAAGGATGATGTCCTTGGTGGTGCGATACCTTTAGGGGTGGGGAGTAAGGTTGGCACAGCAGagcctgtcctcctccctctccccactctctgccaGCAGCATTCCCTGCCTCCTCACACCCCAATGGTACCTCATGAGCTCAAACTCTCCATCTGGTGGGATGAAGCTAATGCTGCGTTCAGAGTCAAACTTGCTGAGTCGCACACACTGGTGGAAGGTACAGTCATCGATGGCAATTGATTGCTTCCCACTGTGAGCAGGGGCAGAAGGTCTCTTCGTTGGTACAGGAGAGTGGCAAGAAAGAGTTGGGCTGGGAATCTATCCCACCCCCAAAGGCTGCCACATCCTGAGTGAAGCTTGCACTACAGACTGTGGAAAGCTACCAGAATATAGCTTTTTGACTCAGGGGTCCCTGCTGCCAATTTAGGGATGAGTGGGAGCTTTGCAAATTCACCGTTTCTGGAGAACTCCACTGCTTGGGACCCAGAGGTTTTAGGCACACTGGCCAGAAGCCATCAGTATGTTATAGAAAAATCTTAGTCCTGGGGAATCAAACAAAGGGGACTACTCTTTAAGTACGATGAGTACAAtcccctcatcttttttttttttttttttaatttttttttttcaacgtttatttatttttgggacagagagagacagagcatgaacgggggaggggcagagagagagggagacacagaatccgaaacaggctccaggctctgagccatcagcccagagcctgacgcggggctcgaactcacagaccgcgagatcgtgacctggctgaagtcggacgcttaaccgactgcgccacccaggcgccccttttttttttttttttttttttataaaaatttttttttttttcaacgtttatttatttttgggacagagagagacagagcatgaacgggggaggggcagagagagagggagacacagaatcgttaacaggcttcaggctccgagccatcagcccagagcctgacgcggggctcgaactcacggaccgcaagatcgtgacctggctgaagtcggacgcttaaccgactgcgccacccaggcgccccccctcatCTCTCTTAAGCACAGATGTCAAGAGCTTGGAAAAATGTTATCTAGAAAGGAACCTGTGATTCACCAGACCCTGCTCAGCCCTTCGAGGTCCACCCTCTCCCACCAGCAACCCTGCCCCAGGCACCTTTTACTTGTTTCATCAGCTGTGCCTTTGCCCTGTTTCTCAATAACAATCTTGTCATTCATCCCAAACTTGCACTCGGGCATGCCACTCAGGTAGCTCTTCATCACCACCCGGCCTGACACATGGGCACTCAGCACCTGCCCTGGTGATAGATAAATGGGAACATCTGAGTCAGGATGAGGATCCTGCCCTGGTCCTGCCCCTCCAGCTTCATCTCGAGAGGGCTCTCACCCTGTGGGGACATGAGAAGGTTCACACTCTCTAGCACATCCAAGAAGAGCTCATTCCGGCGATACTTGATGCCCTCCCGCCGCCAGCCAATCTGCCCGGTCACCTGGCTGGTGATCTGGGACTGCTCTTCTTTTGTCTACACGGGGAACAGAGACAACATAATGACTTCATTCCTCTCTACCTTCAATCATCCTGTTTCTATCCCCACTCTACCCTCATTCCCCCTGCCTTCTGGTCCCCACCCTGTAACTCATCTTCCCCATAAGCTCCATGATGCAGGGCCTGAAGAAAACTGGAACAAAGCTGTAAAGATGGAAGCTAAGGGAACAGCTTACCTGATGCTGGAGGCCAAAGGGCCAATGTGATGCCCACAGGAAGCAGTAGGGGAGCACAGACGGGAAGAGGCaggcagaaaagaaggagaaggcagCTATAAGGCCTGGATCCTAGAGGAGGGCCCACACTCTCTCCTCCTGAGGAACACCAGGCCTCCAGAGCAGCccacaccctcccttccctcagtGCAGAAGGAAACTGCTTGAACTATATTCCCAGAAACAGAGATGCTGAGTTGGCTGCTCCTGGGGTGGAGGGCCACACACAGCAAAACAGGCCTGCAATCATGGCAGAGGGCTCAGGCCAGCACTTCCTGTCAGAGGTGGTGCTTGAGTCAGCCGGGACAGAGCTCAGGGGGCTTAAGGAGGATGGGCCCCACCCTGGCTGTGGCTGTACAACTGAGTACCTGGCTCTTGATACCCTGCTGAGTGATGAAGGTTTTCAGTGCTCCTGTCTCTGAATTCTGTGGATAGCCAAAGTCCAGGATCTCTGCAAAAGGAAGGGATCCATCAGCCCCTGGAAAAAGCTGAAGGTTTCTTTAGTCTAATCCCTCCCCTGGCCTGGACATAGCTGGCCAGGACAGCTCCAGAAGAGTGTGGGATCATCTACAGCACTGTCCTCTTGCTTTGCAGCATTTACTCCGGGATTTGTGCTTcataagaaaacataattaaatgTCAGTTTTTTTTCACAGAGAAAATCAGCAGAAGACTCTTATGGCCAGTGAATGAGAGATCAGGAAGTGCTGAGTCCTTAGAAAACAGACAGACATTGGGAAGGTGGAAAGACTCTGTTCCCTTAAATCATACCctacagaggaagagagataatgTAACCCTAGAAGCTGGTAGTAGCTCAccctcctccaggctctgaggcagcTACTGAGATAGAAAGCTGGAAGGACAGTCAGGGAACTAAGACCCAAACCACAAAGGTGAAAGGGAAATGTGCTTAACTGCAGGAGGCCCAGCTACCAAGCCCCACAGTTAGGTTCTTA contains these protein-coding regions:
- the AP2M1 gene encoding AP-2 complex subunit mu isoform X2, encoding MIGGLFIYNHKGEVLISRVYRDDIGRNAVDAFRVNVIHARQQVRSPVTNIARTSFFHVKRSNIWLAAVTKQNVNAAMVFEFLYKMCDVMAAYFGKISEENIKNNFVLIYELLDEILDFGYPQNSETGALKTFITQQGIKSQHQTKEEQSQITSQVTGQIGWRREGIKYRRNELFLDVLESVNLLMSPQGQVLSAHVSGRVVMKSYLSGMPECKFGMNDKIVIEKQGKGTADETSKSGKQSIAIDDCTFHQCVRLSKFDSERSISFIPPDGEFELMRYRTTKDIILPFRVIPLVREVGRTKLEVKVVIKSNFKPSLLAQKIEVRIPTPLNTSGVQVICMKGKAKYKASENAIVWKIKRMAGMKESQISAEIELLPTNDKKKWARPPISMNFEVPFAPSGLKVRYLKVFEPKLNYSDHDVIKWVRYIGRSGIYETRC
- the AP2M1 gene encoding AP-2 complex subunit mu isoform X3; the protein is MIGGLFIYNHKGEVLISRVYRDDIGNRRNAVDAFRVNVIHARQQVRSPVTNIARTSFFHVKRSNIWLAAVTKQNVNAAMVFEFLYKMCDVMAAYFGKISEENIKNNFVLIYELLDEILDFGYPQNSETGALKTFITQQGIKSQTKEEQSQITSQVTGQIGWRREGIKYRRNELFLDVLESVNLLMSPQGQVLSAHVSGRVVMKSYLSGMPECKFGMNDKIVIEKQGKGTADETSKSGKQSIAIDDCTFHQCVRLSKFDSERSISFIPPDGEFELMRYRTTKDIILPFRVIPLVREVGRTKLEVKVVIKSNFKPSLLAQKIEVRIPTPLNTSGVQVICMKGKAKYKASENAIVWKIKRMAGMKESQISAEIELLPTNDKKKWARPPISMNFEVPFAPSGLKVRYLKVFEPKLNYSDHDVIKWVRYIGRSGIYETRC
- the AP2M1 gene encoding AP-2 complex subunit mu isoform X4, with product MIGGLFIYNHKGEVLISRVYRDDIGRNAVDAFRVNVIHARQQVRSPVTNIARTSFFHVKRSNIWLAAVTKQNVNAAMVFEFLYKMCDVMAAYFGKISEENIKNNFVLIYELLDEILDFGYPQNSETGALKTFITQQGIKSQTKEEQSQITSQVTGQIGWRREGIKYRRNELFLDVLESVNLLMSPQGQVLSAHVSGRVVMKSYLSGMPECKFGMNDKIVIEKQGKGTADETSKSGKQSIAIDDCTFHQCVRLSKFDSERSISFIPPDGEFELMRYRTTKDIILPFRVIPLVREVGRTKLEVKVVIKSNFKPSLLAQKIEVRIPTPLNTSGVQVICMKGKAKYKASENAIVWKIKRMAGMKESQISAEIELLPTNDKKKWARPPISMNFEVPFAPSGLKVRYLKVFEPKLNYSDHDVIKWVRYIGRSGIYETRC
- the AP2M1 gene encoding AP-2 complex subunit mu isoform X1 — its product is MIGGLFIYNHKGEVLISRVYRDDIGNRRNAVDAFRVNVIHARQQVRSPVTNIARTSFFHVKRSNIWLAAVTKQNVNAAMVFEFLYKMCDVMAAYFGKISEENIKNNFVLIYELLDEILDFGYPQNSETGALKTFITQQGIKSQHQTKEEQSQITSQVTGQIGWRREGIKYRRNELFLDVLESVNLLMSPQGQVLSAHVSGRVVMKSYLSGMPECKFGMNDKIVIEKQGKGTADETSKSGKQSIAIDDCTFHQCVRLSKFDSERSISFIPPDGEFELMRYRTTKDIILPFRVIPLVREVGRTKLEVKVVIKSNFKPSLLAQKIEVRIPTPLNTSGVQVICMKGKAKYKASENAIVWKIKRMAGMKESQISAEIELLPTNDKKKWARPPISMNFEVPFAPSGLKVRYLKVFEPKLNYSDHDVIKWVRYIGRSGIYETRC